GGAAGCCAggaattgaaccaccaaccttctgatcagtagatgacctgctctaccgcctgagctacacCGTATagaacaaagacaaagacatcCAAACATTTCATGTTTATTCAGTTTTTGTAATGCATCAAGAGGTTATCACAAACTACAGTGGGTctatgtgttttatgtgtgaGGGGAAATTAACAAGTGCACATTGTTGCTGTGGGTGTTAGAGCAGTTAAAAATACAATCTGTGAAAAGAGCACAAGGAAGTCTCCACTTCTACATCAGTACTATAGCATACTTCAGTCGATGGAAGGTACTGATCTGAGCTGGCTGCTAACTGTCAGGGTAAGAGAACAGAGTTATTTCTTGTTTATAGACATTCCTTGACTTGAGCATTTTTTGTACGTTAATAGTCTCACATGTATTTTCAGTAAGTAATGCCTGAAAAGGTTTAGGGCTGCAGTGTGAGATGTGTAAGAATgtttaacttttgtttttttatctgtgTCATTTCATATCTTCTTATTCTTAAATGGTTCCATAGAGATGGCAAAGCTGTGGCAGCTCCTGCTTCTGTGCAGGGCTGTCTGGTTAGAATGAAAACTGCATCTGTCATGTTCATATCATTTCATATCGCCTTAAGTTTCAGACACTGTATTTTATATCCAGACTACGCTGCTTCTTGTGTATTACACTTTTACGTACTGCAAATTTGTAACTGTGTAGCTCATATAAGTTACAACTGTCcacttcatttgtgtcttgcagAGTACGGTACATAAACTCAGGACATGGCTGATCAATACAAGCATCATTCCATACTTTCTGTGCTGGAGTTTACTGCAGACTAACCATACAATTTGAGTTTGTATTTAGATTTTGTATCGTGTACTTATTCTCTATGTCAGAGTACAGTATCTTGCCATTTGCAGTATGTGTAAACCCGGAGCTTTACAATTTGTCTATTTGCATACATTTACATGgctgaaatgacaataaagttcaCTTTGACTTTTACTTCATGGGTCACATACAACCCGGTTTGAATTTAAGTGGGATCAAACTATTGAATTAcaacaaaaaactatttttgttttttaaaaagtactaTTGCTGAAAACTGACATTTAATAAATGATACTTTATAAAGCAAGTGAATATATTTgagtttttcctgtttctttttggAGAATGTGTTTGTCAGTAAGAGGGATGTAAAGCTGATAATGAGATTCACCCATGATGTGATCTTACAATGACTTGCAAGATATTTCTTCCTGGTTTCAAAACAATGAGAAGCGAAAATTGTTGCCCTCCTTCTCCGAAACTGTCCACTTTACAAAGCCAGCAGTTGGCCTGTGGGTCAAATGTTTGAAACTTATTATGGAAATATGAAGTAAATCCATTCACATGTGAACCAGTTGTGTTTGTGAGCTTTTAATTAGCCTTTGTAAAGGGGCAAAATGTAACTTATACATTTAAGTATATTTTGTGTTAAAAAGTTAGATGCATACAGAACATGATTGTACAGAGCTGTCTATTTAGCCAGGTCAGCCTGGCACAGAAAGGGCTTCTGTGGCCTTTGTTGCTCAGCTTTAACAATATGAGTCCTTCCCATCAACTCAGTTACACCAGACTGTTATCTGTGTAGGCTAAACCTATTTGATACAGAGGGCCTCACAATATCAGATTTTCACTGCACATCGAAACATTAGTAGTTGAAAGGTCAACTTAGTGTGACATCAACAGAAAagagtaaataaaaaacaataactaTACAAAAATATGCCAAAAGCTATGTGCATGTTAAACtaagatttaaaatatatatatatatattttagaaaTTGCCAGTGAATGCTAGTTTTCCCACTATATTCATCTGGTAGGAAAGTTATCCAAATGACATAACACACATCTGGGAATATCCAGCAAACCAATCTCTGGTTATCTGAATATTTTATGCTATATTATATGGTAGAGAAACAGGGAGACGTTTCATGACTTGCTACAACCAGAGACATGTTTAATGGTGGAGACACGGAGATGTCAGTCAGTTTATTCCTGCTTGTTATAATATTGTTAACATGACTCTCAGCCCGTTACGGACAGTCGCTGCTGGCTGTTGGGTTTACCCTGTTTTAGATTTTAGTGGTAGTAAAATCTAAATAAGTTTATGTTTACATACAGGTATCATGTCAGAGgctaaatgaaaaaagagaagaagacaaaaaaagtgTGTGATAGATAATCAGACCATCTTAACGCAGTTAGGTTGCTATTTTAGTGCAGTCCTACGAACAAAGTACAGAAGACTatttaaataacaatttaaaacatGACGTAAATCTAATTTAAAAGCCTCTTGTCAGGCACTAACCTCCTTTAAAGACCCGCAAAGTACAGACAGGAAACCTTGGTTGTACTTTACACTTACGTGAGGCTATgactaataattatttttaaaagatgaGACTTAGATCAGATGTTTCTTGTCTATATATTTTGGCTAAATGCTTTTTCACTAATCACTGTTAAAGAACTTGAGTTTTGATTGTGCCCCACTCTTGTTGCAGATTGTTGCAGACCTAACCCTAGctaataattatataaatatgCAGTCACATGCATGCAGTCATGTAATTCTTAATGgctttgaaaatgttttattgcttctgtatgcaaatatgcaataaaacacacatgcaaatgtGCATATCCAATAGGCGGCATGGACACACGCAGCGGCTGCTCCCCGTCCCAACAAAACagtgtttctgtctttgttttgctctttttccttgtttttccaCAACACTCATACAGTAGTGAGCTCCTCAAAATCAAGAGAAGCAAATCCCCTAACTTTTTAATAACGGAAGAGCTACGAACCACACTGAGAAACTGTGGACTGCTTCAGAGGCATCTACCACCGGTGACCCCTGCTACTACACCTTGATGGGTCTGTCTAGCACAAACCCGCCGCTGGAACGAGACAATTCAActacaacagcaaaaagcaTTGAACACCAAGCAGAGCTCTTTATGTTTCTCGTGCACGAGGAAGACCCAACtggacaaacgccgttccttcgcttgaccccagttgctctcgtccgctccctcgtaacactgctcttttattgaggttacatgaatatgcatagatTCATTAACACATGAcgtcttacataggtatacatgtgaacaaagagtaccttgtctgtgcgttgtgtaagagtgtgtgtgtgtgtgtgtgtgtgtgtcaagatGTGATCCTgcgaagactccccaaagctggtgccaggagtctagcggtccatctaaacaaaaggctcttatacttaaccagatacagagtaggtgtcgtcctataccataaatcagtaagagaagatataacctctctcatgaccttaagatctgtgtgtgcatgccagaacactctggaaggcacacagagtctttacagactgctaaggatcaaacctctatcattatgcaatcttttataaaactctaagcatatatgagtagatatttctaagcataaatgacaatccagtAATATAAACCTGACACACCTCGCCCACAGTGGAAATGTCGGGGGCATCTACCATCAGCGACCCCTGTCACAAGATCTCGCCCACAGTGGAAATGTCTTAGATTCATTAACACTTAATGAATCTAACACTTAAGGCGAGAGGAGACAAAAGAGGGATAAGCGCGGAGGCATCCGGAGCAGGCTAGCGGCTAATCCACACAAACCCGCTATTCCCACCATCATACTGTCCAACGTGCACTCCCTGGACAACACGCTGGATCATGTACGCTTACTTCAGTCCACCTTGAAGCCAGTGAGAGAGTGTTGTGTCTTCGTCTTTGTGGAAACTTGGCTTAATAATAACATCACCAAAACCGCCATTCAACTTGACCGGCTAACATGCTTTCGAGCAGACAGAGCTCACTCTGTGTTTACATCAACGATGCCTGGTGCCCTGACTCTGTTGTGGCTTGCAAGCACTGTTCACCTCTGCTGGAGCTTATGATCATCAAATGCAGACCGTTCTACCGACCGTTCTATCATGCAGACCCAAAGACTGCGCTTCCCAAACTGCACAAACACATTGAATTTCCCACACGAAGAAACAACATTTTGGACAATGTTTTCACCACCCAGAGAGGAGATTACAAAGCCCTCCCCCTCCCCGACCTTGGTGCATCCGATCACATAACTGTTATGCTAATGCCAGCATACAGACCCCTGGTCAAAGTCACCAAACCAGTTTGTAAGCAGTTACGTGTGTGGCCAGAAGGGTTCTCAGAGGCACTGCAAGACTGCTTTTCCACCACAGACGGGGAGATCTTTAAACAGGCCGCCACACACAGCAACATCACAGACCTGCAGGAATATACGGAAACTGTCATTGGCTACATCTCAAAATGCATCGATGACATCACAGAGACCAGGACCATCATTGTCCGGGCCAATCAATATAAACCTGACAGTTCCGCCCTTTTTGACATTTATGCTAGAAAAGTTCCCAGTTGTGATCACCTCTTGTCTGACAGTTTCAATGCAAACATTGTCATACTCAGCATCTGTTAATCACCCTAAATTACTGTACACAGTTGACAAATGTATTAGCAGTCCTCTTATTCCTCATTGATCTCATtcaatggtaaactgcatccAACGAGCgaacaaatgaattgttaacagtcaaaagagaaattaatattttcaaaaacatcccagcttggtggtgctcctccTCTAGGCATGTAAATcacacgtctctctgcagagtggtttaagttctgcagggcgCCATAAGTGTCTCTTCCGGTTGTCTCTatcactgtccataggacaaaagtccaaatgtatgtagaataggaATTCGAACATGCCAGGTGGTTTTGTTGCTTGTCAACATGGCTTTCAGCTATCTCCAAAGCTGCAGGCCTCATCAGCACTCCGGTTTTATGGCCTCTGtcaacccccatcacctcacttcaggccttTATCCTGTGGGGGATACTTATGACTCCTCTATTGTCCATTCCTCTCTgcagaaaaaaaccctctgtggaaagggtgttggatccagttatcttactgctgttatgatctCAGCAGTCTTGTAGAAGTGGTCATGGtgcaaatgacaacaacaatgACACAAAGGAAGACCCTGTCCAGAGTGTCATTGTATGCATAgcacagtgacacagcattaatgatgttcataggaaattgctgccatcaccaccatagcttctggttcctgtgctttcacagaatcatgatgccatccttggACTCCCTCTGCCCTGTCGATTTCAAGCTTGGCAcattcccctcatccttcagatgcccgtctgttgtccacaatatcctctgttggcctctggaaagccccgtggcacagctctcattccaatgCAGCTTTATGGTTATTGCTGTGGCTCCGGAATCTTCTCATGATGACCAGCAGGGCCCCaatcgacctttgacctcaaccactgcctgggctgtcagctatgcctggaatggtTCTTGCTTATCACTGAgcctctgaagatttctcaggagattccaaCCTTTGGGATGATTTCTTCCAGTaatactctgactgctgcacctgtatttccttgctaggaggaaaaacttctatttggaaagcatgtcaaccatcatcaaaccacatttccCTTTAGTGCAGTGAACTTCACTTATAggccatcaaagcctcatctgaacatggatgcaccacttgtataggtttaatacctgtaaatgaactgttaatcCCACAAATCACTGCAAAAATCATATAAGACATAGAAACCATAGTTTCATGttaattctggacccctcctcttgacgcatggacactcccatgagtcaactcatcaaaacTAGATTGCTTCcttaaagaaaaaggttagctagataatttcccaggcaacatcagggcgtCTCATCTGGAGTAGCCCCACTCCAGACCtgtaaccctgcaataaaagatgttagtgtgttttgcatattaaggTTGCTTAACACCTGGCTCCACCAGGAGCCTGCATACACACCGGCGttgcctggaaaacaagatctgaaagtcaaatcaaacttcacacttcaaacaattgtatcataagAGTAAGAAAGTATTCAGCAtcaaagacaagtatcatgtgcaggtctTCTCAAATCATTAAACCACAATTATTGCCATAATTCGCCccagacatggatcatcccatgtattTAGTTAACATTACAGTAATCGGTGACTTTTCCCTAAGTAATGTCACTCACACGTTACATCACTTACGAGCTCAATAGTGgtcagctaatgagccccatactAAACTATTCCAAAAAACACTGCACCTCTCATCTGTTTTCTCATGTCACTTGTCTGTCtttgctgaatcctctacatgcactcttagaaaaaacaaacattagccaaaTACACGGTTCATCCTGGTGGTCAGGCGTAGGCCAACAGATTCCTGAGGTGCTgtaaaaaggtcataaagttaACTAGGGCTGAACAATATAGCGCATTTGCGATAATATCGCGATATGATCAAGTGCAATTTTCTAACCGCAAAGGCTGCGATTATACTCTGTTTACGTGATATGATCAAATGAGATTGTCTAACCACAGAGGCTGCACTCTGGTCACGTGACACGGGGAGCAAAGTTTTGAAACAGTCTACCGAGAGTGAACTAGCAAGCAAAGCTGTAGCCTACACAATGGCCTCAGGTTCAACAGAACCAGAGCCTGCGGGGATGCTAGTACCAAAGAGGAACTGCACATCAGCCGTGTGGGAATATTTTGGGTTTAAAAGAGATGATGTCGCACAGAGTCAGGTACTGTGTAAAACCTGTCTTGGTAGAGTTTCTACATCTCGGGGAAACACTACGAATTTGTACCAGCACCTTAAGACTCAGCACAAAACAGAGTATGATAGATGTATGGCTAAAAAATCTAGTAGTGTGCAGAATAAACCTAGTAACGTTACTCGGCAAGGATCACTGACCGAACTGTTTGAAGGTGTTACGCCATATGAACGCACTTCAAAACGGCACGTGGAAATCACCAAAGCAGTAACCCACTGCATCGCGAAAGACATGATACCCGTCAATACGGTGACCAAGCCTGGGTTCAATAATTTGGTAACTACACTGGATAAGAGGTACAGAATGCCCTCCCGCACGTATTTCAGTCAGACTGCAATACCTGAGCTACATATGCAATGTAGGCGGAGGGTTGCAGCGGAGTTAAAGGCTGTTGAGTTTTTTGCGGCAACAACAGACATGTGGTCAAGCCGTACAGCAGAGCCCTATCAAAGTCTGACGGTGCATTACATTACCGAAGACCTCCACCTCAAAGCTCGCAGCCTACAAACGGCCTACTTCCCCGAAGACCACACAGGGGAAAACATTGCTGCTGGCCTGAGAGAGGGGCTTGCGTGTTGGGATCTCCCTGAAGACAACCTTGTCTGCATAACGACGGACAACGCGTCAAATATGGTGAAAGCAGCACAGCTGAACGAATGGACCAGGCTCCAGTGTTTCGGACACAGATTACATCTTGCGATTGGTAAGTTACTgccgtgagagagagagagagagagagagagagtgtgtgtgtgcgtgcgtgtgcatgcatgtatgcGCGAGCCTGTGTATCACTCTCTCCcacaaacacaccacactaTTATTTATCTTGTTCTTTACTGCTGTTAATTCTAGATATGTTATGTCAACCCCACACTGATGTACCCACCTCTtcttatgtattttcttttttgtttttgtcttatgGTCTTATGTTCTTGTATGTCATGACGTATGTAACAATAGCTTTGGCAACACTGTTCCCATAGTCATGCTAATAAAGCAACTTTGaatttgagagagagagagagaaatggtgAAACCTTGCATCATAACTGCAATTGTATGTCTAACactaattttactttttactttattttttttccctccagaaAATGCAATCAAAGATGGTAGAGTATCAAGAGCAATTGGGCTGTGCAAGAAGTTGGTGGGGCACTTCTCACACAGTTGGAAGAAAAAGGCAGCACTCACTGAGGCACAGAAGGAGCTTAAGCTTCCTGAGCACTCTCTCATTACTGAGTGCCCTACAAGATGGGGGTCCAAAGAGAAAATGATTGCCAGAGTGCTGGAACAGATGAAAGCCATATCGCAGGTATTGACAGGTGACCGACATGCACGCTCCCTCATCCCAACCTGGCAGGATGCTGAAGTGTTGAAGTCCATTCATAAGGCACTGCATCCTCTCTCCGAATTTACTGATGCTCTTTCTGGAGAAGAGTATGTGAGCATCTCCTACCTCAAGCCAGTTCTCCATCTTCTGGCAACATCAGTCTTGGCTGAAGATGCTGAGGACACTGATCTGACTAGATCAATTAAAACCAAGGTCCTGGCATACCTCAACGACAAGTATAGTGACCTCAACACCCAGGAGCTTTTGGATGTTGCGTCGTTCATGGACCCTAGGTTCAAAACGCAATACATCAGCGCAGACAACCTTCCTGCCATTAAGGCCCGATTGAAGACAGAAATGGTGGAATCGGCTAGACGTACACATAATCAGGTAAATCCTTGAAAATTATATTTCCACAAACacataatatttatatataagctAACTGCAAAACTAATGTCTCTCTTCCCATCTGGCAGGAGAAGAGGTCTCGCACTGAAACTGCTCAAAATTCTCCAAGTGCACAGGCCTCTGGGGGAAAGGCAAAGAAGACTCTTGGTAGTCTTTTTAAAACCAGTGCGGCCTCTTCAGCTTTGCCTCTGCCACTTGAAGATGTCGTGGAGGCAGAGTTGAATAGTTACCTGTTGACCCCTGTCATTGACGGAGAGGATGATCCCTTAGCCTGGTGGAAGGTGCACAACATTCACTTTCCACGACTGTGCAAGATGGCCCgcaaatatctgtgtgtgccagcCACAAGTGCCCCCTCAGAGCGTCTGTTCAGCACTGGAGGGAATATAGTGACCTGCACTCGCTCATCCTTAAAGCCAGCAAAAGTAGATATGCTGGTCTTCCTAGCAAAAAACCTGTGAGCTAGGATGATTATGGCTAGCTGAGCCATACTCATTGTGCACTTTAGTTTGTGCTGTGTTGCTGTTACTTACTGCAGATAATCAAGATGTTCAGCCAGTTTTAATTTAaaggcgtgtttgtgtgtgtgtttatacaatTGCTATTATGTTTGCACTTTATGTGTAATGTTACTGACTGCAGAGATCAGTaagatgtgtgtattttttatttattagttttatttatttaatattattttttaatttaatgactgTCTAGTAGTTCACAGATGTCGAAAAACTGAGTGTGGTAAAGccactgatttttttatgtatatttctGCAATCTGCACATTGTACtgactttcattttaatgtttacacCAGGGTTCCTTGTCAGCACTTTATGCTCAGATGTTTGTaagctaaaaataaactattgtGTATGTTCAAATATACTGTTGTGATTGAagaagttaaataaaaatgtcagtcaTCAATTCATGCATCACCTCATGTCATCATAACAGAGGTCTGTCTTCCAGGaaagaacagtttaaaattaatgtaataTAGTATTGGCCATACTATATGATGTATTGCTTGTCTTTGTTTAATAATACAGAAGACAAAGACCTTAAAAAATAATCGCATATCGCATCGCAATATTGGGGCAAAAAATCGCAATTAGATTATTTTCCATAATCGTTCAGCCCTAAAGTTAACCATCCATAGCTGTGAAAAGAAGTGACACTGGTTTCAACACAGTATATGTCTCACACCGTATTCACATTTTTCCCCTGTAATATTCAAGATCTttccaacaacacagtgtaattgCATAACCAACATATAGCCTGTAAGCACAGGTTCCTTCACACATAAACCCAGTAATCCTGTGGTAGAAAAAACATCAACCAGTTGTGTCCTGCTAGAAaccacatgatcaaatcacatgatgaaccctctgctgtagaaaagagaatgtaaatgttagcgctgcgcaggtgtatacacactttctcacagtgatctctgtgagcaacacaaggtagtgaataacaccctTGATAAATTCAAAACACCCAGAAAAATTACAGTTAAAAAGGTTAAATTTGCAGAGTCCACATAGCCATGTGACCCAAGTTTCCTTTTCTggtctcctcctgctcctgcaacaagagacacacacagatatacatcCACACCTTtatcaggtgggggttaacttcacacAGACGTCAGtcaagtcttgtcagcttttaccagCCAGTCAGTTCCCCATTTTTATTTCAcccattattcattcattcattcattcatt
This sequence is a window from Oreochromis niloticus isolate F11D_XX linkage group LG6, O_niloticus_UMD_NMBU, whole genome shotgun sequence. Protein-coding genes within it:
- the LOC109202386 gene encoding zinc finger BED domain-containing protein 1-like, whose product is MVESARRTHNQEKRSRTETAQNSPSAQASGGKAKKTLGSLFKTSAASSALPLPLEDVVEAELNSYLLTPVIDGEDDPLAWWKVHNIHFPRLCKMARKYLCVPATSAPSERLFSTGGNIVTCTRSSLKPAKVDMLVFLAKNL